A segment of the Neorhodopirellula lusitana genome:
TGGTTTGTAGCACTCGCATATGTAATGCGATTAACCGTTTCCAGCGAGGCCATTTTTTTTGCCAGCAAACAACACGCCTAAGCTGGACGCTCTCTTTAGCCGACCGCAGCCTGAGTCCAAGCAATCACTGGTCAGACCAACTCCAGTTTCCTACTTCCGTTAAAATTGGTTTGTCGTCTCCGATAAAGTGTGTGTGAATCGGCTAAAGCCTTGACTCCAACATGCCACGCGAACCGGAACAATGTATCGCTGGCGGGATCTGACGGATCAACAATGACAAGTTAGACGGTGCGTTTGCTCCCACCGTTGGAGTAAAGGCTTTAGCCGACTGCAGCCTGATTCCAAGCAACCACGGATCACGCCAACTCCAGCTTCCTACTTCCGTTAAAATTCGTTTGTCGTCTCCGCTAAGGTGTGTGGGATCGGCTAAAGCCTTGACTCTAACGGGATCCCCGAACATGCCACGCGAACGAGAGACGATGTATCGTTGGCGGAATCTGACGGATGAGCAACGACGTCAAACGCTCGACCAACGTCGCCAGTATCAGCAGCCTTGGCACAGCATCCCGCATCGCAGTGACGAAACTCGAACGGTCTACATGCTCACTGCTGCATGCTTCGAGCACGCTCCCGTCATTGGTAAGTCGCCCGAACGTATGGCCAAGTTCGAAGCCGACCTCGTTCAATTGCTGTATGAGACCTGCACGCAAATCTACGCGTGGACGGTGCTGCCCAATCACTATCACACGCTCGTTCAAACCCAGGGAATTCTTGGCCTGCTCAAGCAACTCGGCAAGTTGCACGGTCGCAGTTCGTTTGATTGGAACGGCGAAGATGATCATCGCGGGCGTCAAGTTTGGTGCAACGCGGCAGAAACCGTGATGAAGTCAGAGAGTCACCTCCATGCCTCGACTAATTACGTTTTGCACAACGCGGTCAAACACGGTTATGCCAAGCAATGGACCGATTGGCCTTACTGCAATGCAAGCGAATATCTCGAATCCGTAGGACGCGAAAAGGCCTTACGATTCTGGAAGTCATACCCGATCGATGATTACGGCAGCGATTGGGATCCAGTCGATCTTTAGACGCCGAAGGGCGGCGGACGTCTCCCATCCACTGGTTCCCCACCGTTGGAGTGAAGGCTTCAGCCGACTGCCGTGTGCTCCGCAGTGACCCTTCATCGCATCAGCCCTGACTGCGTAGTCCCGTGAAAAGTTTTGTGTTGTCTGTTGGGAGGTGTGTGGGATCGGCTAAAGCCTTGACTCCAACGGGATCTGCGGTGGTGGCATCAAATTGCGTGAGTCAAGCAGGAGCGAAAACAAGCGGGCTTGGACACCGGTTCCCTCGGGAATCCGGCGGTCTCCGTGTGACCTTGGATGCGAACACCGTGTATGTGTATGGGGGGGCAGCATCTGTTAGAATTCGATCCAGCATTTGTTTTTTTCTACGCCAAACACACCTTGCGAGAATGTTTACGATGAGACTGGTTTTTCTTTGTACGGTCGCGATCATTGCAAATAGCCTCATCAGCTATTCCACCATTGCCGAAACCTGGGTCGACGAGTCGGGGCGTTTTCGGGTTGAAGCCGAGTTCTTTGGCTATGACCTGGAAGGGGGGAAGCTCGTCCTGAAAAAAAACGACGGCAACCTCGTGCGGGTTCCCATTGAGAAGCTAAGCAATGAAAGCAAGTCAGAGGCCAAGCGGTTGTGGTTGGCTGACATGCCGGAGCCAGTCTCCAGTTGGGACGGCACCACGATCTCAGTCGGGGATAACCCCACGATCGAGCAAACGCTCGCAGCGATAACCGAACTCAGCAAAACCGCTGATCCAGGTGGCGTGTGGGAGTTGATGCCCGCCTCGTTCCGACGCGATGCCGACGAAGTCGCGAGCCTGTTCGCAAAGTCGGTTGACGATCAAACATGGAATCATGCAGTTGAGGTGATTGAAAAGCTTCATCGACTCGTTGGCGAAAAAAGCGAATTCATCATCAACAGCAGTTTCCAGACAAGCTCAAAAGAGAAACCGGCTATTGCGGAAGTTTTAAAGTCGGTCACGCCGTTGATCCGAGAGGTGCTCGACAGCGACCTGTGTGATCAAGATGCGATGAAAAGTTTCGATGGGAATCGTTTCTTCCAATCGCAATACCCGCAAATAAAACGGCGAGTGCTGGAGGCCCTACGTGTCTACGAAGAAACGGGAACGCATTCATTTCGGCAAGCCGACCGGAAGTTTTTCTATACCCTCATCTCTGTCGAGGGTGATACTGCGACAGTCAAAATGTCTGCCCTGCAAGAAGACAAAGAACAAACATTTCGCCGCATCGACGATCGCTGGTTGCCAGCGGACTTGATCGATCAATGGCCCGATCAAACCGCTAAGGCACGAACGATACTGGAGTCGTTGCAGACCCCCGAGGGGAAGCAGTCGATCGCCAAAGTTCGTCAATTCATCGCAATGGCCTCCGGAATGCTTGATCCATTGTTGAACGCGAACACGCAAGCCGAGTTCGACCAAGCCTCCTCTAGTCTGGTCGCAATGGTGCCCATGGTCATGGGGGCGATCAAGTCAAAATGAAAGTTCCACCGGGGCAGCGATGAACCAAAGTGAAGTTCTGGTTGGTGCCACCCACCTAACATTTCTCTTGGAGCGTTGCGACAGCTTCTGTGCGCGGGAAGCAGAAAAAATCGGATTGGGCTCAGGTTTTAGGACTTTTCCGAGTAGCAAGATTACCAAAATCCAATCCAGTCCAAAGATCTGGCATTACATTTTCGATGAAGGACTTAATGAAATTCGCGGAGTCGAAAGCCAGCAGCCTAAAAACTCCTATAATGACAATCCTGTAGAGCCCTATTTCTATACTGTTGCCTCTGGGGGAGAGTATAAGAGATTTAGTTTAAATCCTGTGCTTTTAGAAATGGACTCGGGGGGACATGCCCCCTTTCTTTGTCTATCGAATCGATGACATACTGATACAATAGAGTGCTTTCTGTCCATCGCAAGCCCTATTGCCGGAATCGATCCAATTCCTATCAATGCGTCCAGCTCCTCCAATGATCCCCCCCACCTGAGGGTTGCCTGTGGTCCAGTTCTGACAATTTTTGCCTATTGCCGAGGATCCATCAAAATTGGTGCCAGAATGAACGGAATTTGGTCGATTAAAGTCAAGGACTCCATATTCATCTCGAAAAATGGAGAAATTAAGACTACCATCCCATAAATCGTCGGCATCCTCGGCGATAAGATTCCCCGGCACGTTAAAGACAGGCCCCTGCACATTGATCCTCGTCTTCGCATCCGAAAAATCATCCGACATAATCGCTTTGTAAACGATTGATGTCCCATCCCAATCTGAGATAAGACCAGCACTGCTGGCAAACTCACTGCACTTAAGATCAAAGAATCTCAGGTTGCTGGGGGTCTCTTCATATAAAGGACCTTCGGGAATAGCTAAGGTGGTCTTGCTAAAAAACACCGTATGAAACCTCTCAAGCTCCAAACGAATAGGAGCTCCTTGGTTGTTCACAGGAAGACGGCTCTCATTAAAACCGACAGCAGTGACACAGATAAAGTAGTCTCCGTCGGTGGTGACTTCAGTGAAAAAGGGTGTTTCGAGGCCATCCACTTGGCTGCGAGTGGCGACAAAGTCTGCGGACTCACAGCTTGCTTGGGTGGAGAGGGAGACCTCGTAGGTTTCGCCACCGCCGATAGGAGCTCTTGTCCAAGATAGGGTCTGGTCCCCTAGGCTGGTGATGGTGCCTGTGGGAGCTGTCATTAGGTAAGGGGGCGACACATCTTGGCGATTGAGTTGGTTAATGACCTGGAGGGCATCGAGGGCTGTTACCGTCCCGTCTCCGGTCACATCGACAAAGCTTCCATTGGTAGAAACCGAGCCGTCTACGGGAGCCCCATCACCAAACTCGTTGAGGTGATTAATCACTTTCAGGGCATCGAGAGATGTGATGAAACCACTGGCGTCGACGTCGAATGAGTTTTTGGGGTTGCGACCTGAACTAACCTGCTCGCCTTCACCGACCTGGTAACCGGAACGCGATGTACTGATCTCTTGATAGCCGACAAGAGCCGCAATTTGTGAAGGCTCCAGAGTGCCGTGTAGCTCGAAATAGGTCGGTTGCTGAATCACGTCGCTCACATCTGCCAAATATCCAGCTTGGTGTGAGGCGGCCACGTAGTCATCCCGCACGGCTGAAAACTCGCCAGGAAATCGCCACGTAGGATAGATGGTAATCCCCCGAGCAATGCCGATTTCGTTTGGCATTCCATCGGGCCCCGTCGCCTCGATATAGGGCAACAGATCGGCAGCCGCCCCGAAAGCAGCTTTCTGTGCGTGGCAGTTGTTGCACCAATGGGCACCAAAGAATAGAGCACCCGAATCTCGAGTGGCTTCGGCAACGTCGCTCAACCACGCTTGAGTTGCCTCAGCCTGCGCCAACAACGACGCAGGCTCTGCGGATGGATTGATGGGACCGTACAACTCGCCAATCGCGGCATCGTTTTGGCCTGAGTCAGCAACGTTCACTTCATTAGTCGTGAACGCCGTCAAGCTTCCGAAAGCGGGAGCCATCTGGAGGAAGTCGTCCGGCGCCAGTGGTCCATAAAAGTCCGCGGCTGCCAGGCGGCGCTCATCGAGACGCTGAAAGCGGAGTTTGTGGCGATTATTCATTGGCCAACCTAGGTAAGAAATCAAATCTGTTAGGGGCCAGACATCGCCGATCGATGGTGCACAAGAGGACAGTTCACACTGTAGTTATCGCTGCAGCAATCGTCAATTGTTTGTCCTCGGCCACGAAATAGCGAAGCGTCCCAGCAAAAAAGTGTCCTGTTTGGTGCCATCCACTGTCCTGTTATCCACTGTCCTGTTTGGTGCCACCCACGAATCGCGATGATTACGGCAACGACTGGGATCCAGCAGATCTTTAGACGCCGAAGGGCGGCGGACGCCTGCCACCCACTGGTTCCCCACCGTTGGAGTGAAGGCTTCAGCCGACTGCCGTGTGCTCCGCAGTGACCCTTCATCGCGCCACTCCTAACTGTGTCGTTCTGTGCGAAAATTTTTGTTTTTTGTTGGGGGGTGTTTGGGATCGGCTAAAGCCTTTACTCCAACGGGATCCTTGCAAGTGCCGCCCACCTGATCCTCATTTGCTTCACTCGATGGAAGATGGAGGGTTCGTTGTCCACGCTGTCTTTTGGATCAGCGATGCAAAACGTTCCAATTCGACGAGCCGATTCGATTCCAGGTGCAGGCGGCCCGATCTGATCGATTCTCGTCAGCCGACCACTGTCCCTCTTTCTGGGCAAGCATCCCCATTGCGGGGCTTGGCTTTCGGCTTGCATAGCTTCCGGCCGCGATTTTATTGGGCTAGCACAGAAAACATGTGATTCACCTGAGTATTGCCGTCTGGCGGGGGCTTGCTGTCTGGCGGAGAAATCACTGCTTCGGGCTGCTTGTTGGGGGGACAATCGCAGTATTTAGGTCGAATCGTGGT
Coding sequences within it:
- a CDS encoding dockerin type I domain-containing protein; amino-acid sequence: MNNRHKLRFQRLDERRLAAADFYGPLAPDDFLQMAPAFGSLTAFTTNEVNVADSGQNDAAIGELYGPINPSAEPASLLAQAEATQAWLSDVAEATRDSGALFFGAHWCNNCHAQKAAFGAAADLLPYIEATGPDGMPNEIGIARGITIYPTWRFPGEFSAVRDDYVAASHQAGYLADVSDVIQQPTYFELHGTLEPSQIAALVGYQEISTSRSGYQVGEGEQVSSGRNPKNSFDVDASGFITSLDALKVINHLNEFGDGAPVDGSVSTNGSFVDVTGDGTVTALDALQVINQLNRQDVSPPYLMTAPTGTITSLGDQTLSWTRAPIGGGETYEVSLSTQASCESADFVATRSQVDGLETPFFTEVTTDGDYFICVTAVGFNESRLPVNNQGAPIRLELERFHTVFFSKTTLAIPEGPLYEETPSNLRFFDLKCSEFASSAGLISDWDGTSIVYKAIMSDDFSDAKTRINVQGPVFNVPGNLIAEDADDLWDGSLNFSIFRDEYGVLDFNRPNSVHSGTNFDGSSAIGKNCQNWTTGNPQVGGIIGGAGRIDRNWIDSGNRACDGQKALYCISMSSIR
- a CDS encoding SHD1 domain-containing protein, with the protein product MRLVFLCTVAIIANSLISYSTIAETWVDESGRFRVEAEFFGYDLEGGKLVLKKNDGNLVRVPIEKLSNESKSEAKRLWLADMPEPVSSWDGTTISVGDNPTIEQTLAAITELSKTADPGGVWELMPASFRRDADEVASLFAKSVDDQTWNHAVEVIEKLHRLVGEKSEFIINSSFQTSSKEKPAIAEVLKSVTPLIREVLDSDLCDQDAMKSFDGNRFFQSQYPQIKRRVLEALRVYEETGTHSFRQADRKFFYTLISVEGDTATVKMSALQEDKEQTFRRIDDRWLPADLIDQWPDQTAKARTILESLQTPEGKQSIAKVRQFIAMASGMLDPLLNANTQAEFDQASSSLVAMVPMVMGAIKSK